A window of Methanobacterium aggregans genomic DNA:
TTTTTGATTGTACTGTAGACGGGAGTCTATGGGAACTCTTTAACGCTGCCGGCCATACCCTTTAAAATTATATTACTAAAATAAAACACATTTTTCTAAACTTTAAAACAATTAAAATACTTTATTTTATGTTAAAAATTATTTTTAACCCCATTTAAATTATCCAGGTGATTTAACACCTGTGATCCACTTCATAGTATCTATCATTTGGTAGTGCTATGAACGTGGAACCCCCTTTAATTAATATAATTTATTTTAAAACTGAAACTTAACTTCAAGATTTGAGGATCCATTTTTTTTTATTCACTGATTTTTAATTATTAATTCACCAAGTATTCTGTAGATCAAATTTTAAATTAAGCCACTTACAGATACCTGCTATTTTCTTACCCTAATAAAAACACAAAATTTATATATCATAAAAATGTTAGGTTTACCTAATGGGGTTAGGTTTACCTAACACTTGTGATTTGAATTAGATTACCCAGTAGAATTATCAAATTTATCAAAATTATATATGGAAGGAATGGTAATGATCTCACTTACAAAACTCTCAGTAGGCGAAAATGCAGTTATAGTGGAAATAAAAGGCGGGCTTGGTTTCAAAAAACGTCTTGAATCTTTAAATTTAAGGAAAGGTAAATCTCTTCGTAAGATATCTTCAGCACCCTTCCATGGACCTGTTGTAATTGAAATTGGAGGATGTAAAATAGCCATAGGTCAAGGAATGGCTTCAAAGATACTGGTGGAGGTTGCCCATGAAAATACTTTTAATGGGTAATCCCAATGTGGGTAAAAGTGTTGTATTCTCAAGACTCACAGGTGTTCATGTAGTATCCTCAAACTACCCTGGAACAACTGTGGGTTACACCAAGGGAAAAATAAATGTTGGAACTGAAGAAGCAGACATGATGGATGTCCCGGGCACCTACTCATTAACTCCATCCTGCAAAGCTGAAGAAGTTGCAAGGGACATGTTCTTTGATGAAAAACCTGATCTCGTTGTGAATGTCCTTGATTCAACCAACCTTGAGCGAAACTTGTTTCTCACACTACAGATACTTGAGTCTGGAATTCCAACTGTGATAGTTCTCAACATGTGGGATGCAGCAAAGAGGAAAGGAGTTCACATAAATCTGGAGAAACTCACAAAATCACTTGGAGTTCCTGTTATACCTGCAACAGCAGTAACTGGTGAGGGAATAAATGAAACAGTATCCAAAATAAATGAAGTTTCAAAGGGTATGGATAGTTACAAGCCTAAGATCACTTCCATGAATGGTGATGAGAGATGGGCATTTATAGGCAATATCTTGGATGATGTTCAGAGAATAGAGCACAGACATCCAACCATACTTGAAAGGTTAGAAGACGCATCTGTACATCCAGTTTTTGGATTTGTCATTGCAGCCGTAGTTCTTTACATAACCCTAGAAGTTGTTGTGGGATTAAGCAACATGATGATAACCTACATCATGGATCCCTTCTACTACAACTACTACGGACCATTCATAACCAATCTGATTTCAGGGTGGTTCCCAAACAGCATAGTACAGTCAATTCTTGTGGGAACAGGATACCAAGATGCAACATCCTTTGGAATCCTAACAACTGGGGTGTACGTGGAATTTGCAGTTGTACTGCCATACATACTGTTCTTCTACTTCATGCTGGGAGTTCTTGAGGATTTTGGATACCTTCCAAGACTCGCAGTGCTCATCGATAGTTTGATGCATAAAATAGGGCTTCACGGATACTCAGTAATACCAATAATACTCGGATTCGGTTGCAATTTTCCTGCAGTCATGTCAACAAGGATACTTGAGGGTAAACGTGAAAAATTCATAGCTGCAACATTGATAGCAATTTCAGTACCATGCATGGCCCAAACCGCAGTTATAATTGGCCTTTTAGGTCCCTACGGTCTGCAGTATATTGCAATAGTTTATGGAACCCTCTTCTTAATATTCATATTTGTGGGAATGCTCCTTAACAGACTGATCAAGGGTGAAAGTCCTGAGGTGTTCCTTGAAATACCTCCATACAGAATCCCACACCTTAACACCCTCCTGAAAAAGACATGGTTCAGGGTTAAGGCTTTTGTAATTGAAGCTGTACCCTTTGTTTTCCTTGGAGTTCTTGCAATCAACCTCCTCTACATATTCGGTATTATGAATGTTATTATTGCAGCACTTTCCCCTGTACTTTCAAACCTCTTTGGACTTCCAAACGATGCAATAGGTGCCCTTGTAATGGGACTCTTAAGAAAGGATCTTGCAACTGCAATGCTTGCACCATTGAACCTTGGAATCAACCAGCTGGTTGTTGCATCAACAGTTCTTGCAGTGAGTTTTCCATGTATCGCAACCCTTGTTATCCTCCTGAAGGAAATTGGAATTAAAGATACTCTGAAAACACTTGCACTCATGATGGGCATGGCGCTGGTTGTTGGAACCATACTCCACCTTATACTTGGATAAAAAAAATCGATATTATATGGTGATCAAATGAAAATTCTTGATTTATTGAAAAGATCCCTTAAAAAAACCCTTAAACACGACTGTGAAAGTTGTGGAATGTGCAGTAATGACTCTGTTCATGTAAAATGGGTTACTAAAGAATCTGACAAGGACAGAGATGATGATGCAGAGGATGCTTCTGCAGATGAAGGGGAAAATAATTAAATAGAGAACAAGATAATGAATGAAGAGGAGGTTAATTAGATGAGCAGTTCTCTGAAACTTACCAAGAGTATTGAAGACTATCTGGAGGTCATGTACAACCTTCAAAAAAACAATGGAACCATAAAAGTTAAGGATATTGCATTGAATCTTAACGTTAAACCTCCGAGTGTTGTTGAAGCAATCAAAAAACTTTCTGAAAGTGAACTTGTCTCATACGAACGTTACGGGGATATAAATCTCACCAAAAAGGGGTTTGAGATAGCAGAGAATGTTATACACAAACATGATATAATTAAAAACTTTTTAAATATCCTAGGTGTAGATATGGATACTGCAGATGAAGAAGCATGTGCAATGGAACATATTTTGAATTCTTCAACCATAAACAAACTTAAAAAATTTGCAGATTTCGCGAAGATGTATCCTGAAGCTCCAAATTTTTTTGAATCATTCCATCACTACGAGAAATATGGGGAATTACCTGATAATGATTGATTCAGATTTCAAAATCTATCTCAATCCTCATTTTTATTAATCCCCTATTTTAAACAACTTTTTATCAATACCTTACTGAAACAACTCTTTTAATAAAAAAAAATAAAAATATATTAATATATTCTCATAGGAACATCTAAAATTGAGATAAAAAATTTTCAATGGGGGTTTCCATTTTTTCAACTTCATTGATACCCAGATGGCCCAGTTTAGATTTATACAAAACCAGTTCTGAATTATCTATAGCTTTTGAAAGTGGAATAGCATCCAATTCTGGTGGGAAGAAATTATCCTCTTCAATACCAATAATAAGGGTTTTTGCTTTGATCTTAGATAACTCTGGTTCCAGGTTGTAGGAAATTGCAGCATCATTCCTCCAGACAACATCGTTGGCATCCATTTTTCTACCTTCAATTCCCTGTTCATTAAAAGCATGGAGCAACTCAGCATTATCACTGAACTCATGATGATAGTAAGAATCTGAGAAGACAAATAAGAACTCGAGCTTGTTAACCTTTTCAAGTGCATCTTCTGGGTTGTGAATGTACCTGCCCCTTTGATAATCTGGATCTTTCTGGATTATGGAGTTGCAAAGCTCAGACATTAACAGATTCCTGCCCTTAACAGATGGACCCGTTACAATGGGTACAATAAAATCCATAAAATCAGGGTGTCGCACTGCCCATTCAAGACTCTGAAAACCGCCCATGGATGTTCCAACCACACCTTTAAGATGTTTGATGTTTAATTTTTCATTTAAAAGACGGTACTGTGCATTAACCATATCTTTCACTGTGTACCTCGGAAAATCAGCACCCAAACCCGAGTTTGATGGTTTGGACGATCCTCCAGATCCCAGGGAAGTTGTGCAGATTATGAAATATTTATCAGTATCAATGGCCTTCCCAGGCCCCATAATGGGCTTGAAACGCTTTACAGATCCGTAGTCACCAGAGGATCCATGGATGAAAAGTACTCCATTGGTTATATTACCATGGGCATCCTTCCTGGCAGTTCCAAAACTGGCGTACTCCATCTTCAATTCTTCCAAAACATCTCCAGATTTGAATTCAAAGTCTTTCAAGTATTCAAATGACGGTTTTAACATGGGAATTCCAGCTCTCCTCTAACTTCATTATTAACCTTTAATTTTAAAAGAATTTTTTTAAAAAAATAGTTACAGATCCTTTTTAATCAAATTTCAACCATTTTTTTTACTATGAACTAAAAAAATATTATAAAATAGGGTAAACAGTGTATCAAGTTCATATTAAGAATTTTTACATTTTAATTGATATAACACAACATTATTTTTTTTATAAAGCTTTTTATAGGTACTGCCCATTTACTGTTGGATATAACTTCAATTCAATCTCAAAGATTCTCCCTTATTTTGTCTGAAATAATTTTTCTGGTTTGGAGAGATATGTTCTTAATGGGTTGGGGTTTCATATGGCCGAAGTATACATCTTCAAATGTTAAACCATTCAATTTCACTTCATGGTTGTAACGAGGTATTAAATGCCAGTGAAGGTGTGGTTCTGGGGGGTTCTTCAGGTAAGATGCATTCATCAAACAGCCCCAGTTGAACATGGTGGCATTGAAGGCCCCCTTTAAAGTATGTTCCATTCTTTTAACCAGAAATGCGAAATCCTGCCATTCCTCCAGTTCAAGGCCTGATAAATTCTCTAAATGTCTATTCAACGCCAAAACACAGGTTCCAATGAGACTCTGGTTGGGTGCTAAAAAAACTATCCAGTGACGAGTTTCTAAAAGAAGATCCCCGAAGTTCTCCTTTTCCAGAATTTTACAGTACTTGCATTCCATGTTAGTAGTATGTGAATTCATGTAAATAATTTGAATGAATTTTGAACTCATAATTGACTTCAATGAACGCCTTCTTCAAAATCCAATGAAACAATTTTTCATAAATAAAAATCATCATTAACTCCAAATGTAGCACAGTTAAAAAGGTAGATTTGAAAATAATTTTATGAGAAGTTTCAATCTTAAACCAATTCAAACCTTTAAATTTAATTCATAAACTTTAAAATCAAGTTTTAACCTAACTTCGATAGAATGAAGGAAATTATGAACCCCAGTACCGTTATCATACCTGCAAGGTTATGTGTTTCTGAAAAAGCTTCAGGAATCATGGTGTCAACGAGCATGGCAAGGATACCACCTGCTGAAAGAGATAAAACAATTGCTATAACTCCAGGATCGAAATGACCGAATATGGTGTAACCTGCAAGGGATGAAAAACCTGTGCAGATGGTTACTCCAATCCAGAGGAGAAATACAGGCGCTGCACGCCAGCCCATTGTTTTGAGTCCTGCAGAACTTGAAAGACCTTCAGGTATGTTTGAGAGAAATATTGCAACAACTGTTGCAGTGCTCACAACACCTCCCTCGATCATGGTGAGTCCTATGGCTATGGATTCAGGTATTCCATCGATGATGGAACCCACTGCAATTGCAGGGCCGCTGCTTTCAAAACCATTTCCTGATAACATCTTTTTATCGGAACGTTTACGATGCTTGGCACCGCTGCGTGCAAGGTAGATATTTGCAGCTGTAAAAATGGTTGCTCCAAGGAGAAATCCAAGGATAACATTGTAAACTCCTCCAACAGTGTAGGCTTCACTGAGAAGTTCGAATGAAACTGCGGACATCAGAACTCCTGCACCAAATGCCATTATGGCTGCGATGATACGCTGTGGAATTTTGAAGAAGTACCCTGCAACAGCACCAACGAGCAGTGCTGAGCCTGCAAACAAACCCCATATTCCTGCCATCA
This region includes:
- a CDS encoding FeoA family protein, whose amino-acid sequence is MISLTKLSVGENAVIVEIKGGLGFKKRLESLNLRKGKSLRKISSAPFHGPVVIEIGGCKIAIGQGMASKILVEVAHENTFNG
- a CDS encoding ZIP family metal transporter gives rise to the protein MFPTWMMAGIWGLFAGSALLVGAVAGYFFKIPQRIIAAIMAFGAGVLMSAVSFELLSEAYTVGGVYNVILGFLLGATIFTAANIYLARSGAKHRKRSDKKMLSGNGFESSGPAIAVGSIIDGIPESIAIGLTMIEGGVVSTATVVAIFLSNIPEGLSSSAGLKTMGWRAAPVFLLWIGVTICTGFSSLAGYTIFGHFDPGVIAIVLSLSAGGILAMLVDTMIPEAFSETHNLAGMITVLGFIISFILSKLG
- a CDS encoding alpha/beta fold hydrolase, translating into MLKPSFEYLKDFEFKSGDVLEELKMEYASFGTARKDAHGNITNGVLFIHGSSGDYGSVKRFKPIMGPGKAIDTDKYFIICTTSLGSGGSSKPSNSGLGADFPRYTVKDMVNAQYRLLNEKLNIKHLKGVVGTSMGGFQSLEWAVRHPDFMDFIVPIVTGPSVKGRNLLMSELCNSIIQKDPDYQRGRYIHNPEDALEKVNKLEFLFVFSDSYYHHEFSDNAELLHAFNEQGIEGRKMDANDVVWRNDAAISYNLEPELSKIKAKTLIIGIEEDNFFPPELDAIPLSKAIDNSELVLYKSKLGHLGINEVEKMETPIENFLSQF
- a CDS encoding ferrous iron transporter B: MKILLMGNPNVGKSVVFSRLTGVHVVSSNYPGTTVGYTKGKINVGTEEADMMDVPGTYSLTPSCKAEEVARDMFFDEKPDLVVNVLDSTNLERNLFLTLQILESGIPTVIVLNMWDAAKRKGVHINLEKLTKSLGVPVIPATAVTGEGINETVSKINEVSKGMDSYKPKITSMNGDERWAFIGNILDDVQRIEHRHPTILERLEDASVHPVFGFVIAAVVLYITLEVVVGLSNMMITYIMDPFYYNYYGPFITNLISGWFPNSIVQSILVGTGYQDATSFGILTTGVYVEFAVVLPYILFFYFMLGVLEDFGYLPRLAVLIDSLMHKIGLHGYSVIPIILGFGCNFPAVMSTRILEGKREKFIAATLIAISVPCMAQTAVIIGLLGPYGLQYIAIVYGTLFLIFIFVGMLLNRLIKGESPEVFLEIPPYRIPHLNTLLKKTWFRVKAFVIEAVPFVFLGVLAINLLYIFGIMNVIIAALSPVLSNLFGLPNDAIGALVMGLLRKDLATAMLAPLNLGINQLVVASTVLAVSFPCIATLVILLKEIGIKDTLKTLALMMGMALVVGTILHLILG
- a CDS encoding metal-dependent transcriptional regulator, with the translated sequence MSSSLKLTKSIEDYLEVMYNLQKNNGTIKVKDIALNLNVKPPSVVEAIKKLSESELVSYERYGDINLTKKGFEIAENVIHKHDIIKNFLNILGVDMDTADEEACAMEHILNSSTINKLKKFADFAKMYPEAPNFFESFHHYEKYGELPDND
- a CDS encoding HIT family protein, with product MNSHTTNMECKYCKILEKENFGDLLLETRHWIVFLAPNQSLIGTCVLALNRHLENLSGLELEEWQDFAFLVKRMEHTLKGAFNATMFNWGCLMNASYLKNPPEPHLHWHLIPRYNHEVKLNGLTFEDVYFGHMKPQPIKNISLQTRKIISDKIRENL